From the genome of Methanothrix soehngenii GP6:
CAGCTCCTGGGACTATGGAGAGAACAGCAATGCTTGCCGGATTTGAATGGTAGTGAGGCTCTCTTGCCGGATGACATTCTGATCATCAAGACCAACGTCGATGCCCTGGACAAATTGCTCAAATCCGCCAATCTTGAGCTGGTGGGCTCAAAGGAGGCAGGAGCGATTCAGTCAGAGAGGATCGGCTTGATGGAGGTAGTGGTGATGAACAGCTCCCTTCTGGCAGGAAAATCCGCAAACAGCATCTGCATGCGTCGGCACTATGGTGTCAATCTGATCGCTGTGGCCGGCCACGACTCCAAAAGCCTGAAGCGCCTGAGCCAGATCATTTTTCATCCAGGGGATGTTCTGCTCCTGCAGGGCTCAGCGGATTCCCTGCCTGGAATTGTGGAACTGTTGGGTTGCCTGCCGCTGGCAGAGCGCAGCCTAAAGCTGGGCCAGGCAAAAAATATGATTCTGCCTTTGGTCATCTTTGCTCTTGCCATCATCGGCTCAGCTTTGGGCCTGCTTCCCGTGGAGGTTGCTTTTGTCGGCGCGGCAACGGTCATGGTCCTGATTGGAATCCTGACTTTGCAGGAGGCTTATGAGAGCATAGACTGGTCGATCATCATTCTCCTGGGAGCAATGATTCCCGTCAGCCAGGCTCTGGAGAGCAGCGGAGGAGCGGAGCTGCTTGCCGGGAACCTGCTGCAGGTCTTTGGCCAGTTTCCCGCAGCGGTCATTTTGACTGTCCTGCTGGTCTGGACAATGGTCCTCACAAATGTGGTGAACAATGCAGCGGCAGCCGTCCTCATGGCTCCAATCGCCTATGACACGGCCCTGGTCATCGGTGCGTCTCCCGATCCTTTTTTGATGACGATAGCCATTGGCGCTTCATGCGCTTTCCTGACCCCGATAGGCCACCAGTCCAACACTCTAGTGATGGGGCCAGGGGGCTATAAGTTCGGCGACTACTGGCATATGGGCCTGCCGCTATCTATTATCGTCACCGCGGTGGCAATTCCCTTGATATTATGGTTCTGGCCGTTGTTCTAATAAGAACGGTATCCAGTATCCGGCGCAGTCTAAGAACAGGTCGACAGGAACTTCTGGCTCAAGACAGAGATTTATTAGCTAGAAAATATCTGACCTGTATTCGGAGTATCCTGAAGCAATTAAAAATTTATTTAGTATTTGATTATGCGATCGAAAATATCTTATATTCAAACGGTTTGAATAATGTGTCTCCGGATAGGTGCCTGTTTATGAACTGCAGAATTGCCAGCAACGAGGTATTAAGCTTGATATCCGATATCCAGGATAGGCTTAATGACCTTAAAAAATGGGATTTTAGCGATAAAAGCAATTCAGAAGAGATTCTGTACGATCCCTTGAGACAGGCAAAGGCGGTCTTTGATTCACTGCTTGCCAATGATTCAGCAAATGCCCAGAATAATGAATCCCCCCTGGGATTGCAGCCCCATCTAAAAGATGAAAAGCCCAAATCCTTTCAATCTGCAGAACAGGACCCTGAAGAGAATACCATGGCTCCTGCCAGCGACAATCGTCCCTTGCCATTTATGCTCGTGCACATCAGCTCGGATCAGCGCTACCTTTTCGTCAACCAATCCTACGCCAACTGGTTGGGCCTTGATAGCTCAGAGATGGTGGGCCGGCATATCTCCGATATCCTGCCCGAGGAGATATACCAGACATATCTTCCTCTCATCCAGCGGGTCCTCTCAGGTGAGGAGGTGATCTCCTGCATAACCTTCCCCTCAGGAGATCGTCTGAAGTATCAGGACATAACCCTGATACCCCAGCTTGACGAATCCGGCTCTACCATAGCATATTTTGCCGTTATCAAGGATATAACCGATCATAAGCTTAACGACGATGAGCTTCGCAGATCGAAGATGGAGCTGGAGGAAAGAGTCGCCTGGAGGACGAAGGAGCTCGAGCTAGCAAACTCAGCTCTCGAGAGATCAAGAGACTATCTGGATATGATAATCAACTCCATCAGCGATCCGATATTTGTCATAAACAGAGAACATCGTCTGGTGCTCGTCAATGCCGCTTTTTGCAGGCTCATGAGCCTCCCTAAAGAGGATCTCTTAGGCGAGGAGGTGCACGATTTCTGCTTCTCCAGGGAGATGGCAGACGACCACTGGCAGAGAAACGAAGAGGTCTTTAACAGCCGCAGGGAGACTGTAGTTGAGGAAATCCATTCCTATTCTCCAGGTGCTCCAGCCACTGTTCTCATCAAGAGGATACCCATCATTGATTCCGATGGAAAATGGCTTATTGTGGGCATAATAAGAGATATCACCGATATAAAGAAGGCCCAAGAGAGGATACGCTTCCAAGCCGATCTTTTAGAGCAGGTCCATAACACTGTGATCGCAACAGACCTGGAAGGGAATATAATCTACTGGAATAAGTCTGCAGAGACCCTCCTGGGCTGGAAGTCGGAGGAGGCTATGGGCAAGAATATCGCTGAGACCGTAGTGCCGGAATGGGGACTTGACAAGATGAACAGGGTGATCTCAGACCTTATCAAAGACAGAGGCAACTGGGATGGAGAGTTCTACTTCAAGAAGAAGGATGGCAGCACTGTGCCCTTCCATCAGTGCTTTAGCAGCATAAGAGATGGCCGGGGAGAGCTCATCGGTCTGGTGGGGGTGGCTGTGGATTTGACCGAAAGAAAGCATATAGAGGAGGCACTGAAAAAAGCAAAGAGGGAGGCAGAAGAGGCAGCCAGAGTCAAATCGGATTTCTTAGCCAACATGTCCCATGAGATCAGAACCCCCATGAACGCCATAATAGGAATGACCAGCCTCCTTTTGGAGGAGCCGCTGACGCCAGAACAAAGAGACTGCATCGAGGTAATTGAGACCAACGGCGACGCCCTCTTAACAGTGATCAATGATATCCTCGACTTCTCCAAGATGGAAAACAATAAGACCGTTCTGGAGGAGTGTCAGTTCGCTATTGCTCAGTGTGTTGAAGATTCCCTGGATCTGGTGGGGATCAATGCCGCTAATAAAGGCCTAAACCTGGCTTATTCAATCGACAAAAGCGTTCCTGAAATGATCGTAGGCGACCCTTCCAAGCTCAAACAGGTGCTGGGAAACCTGCTCTCCAATGCAGTCAAGTTCACGGATAAGGGCGAGGTCGTGGTCACAGTCTCAGCTCAGGAGGTCGATGGCGATAATGTGATTCAATTCGAGGTTCGGGACACGGGGATAGGCATTCCACAGAATCGCATGAAGCTTCTATTCCTTCCTTTCAGCCAGATGGAGCCGTCGACCTCCAGGCTGTACGGAGGGACGGGCCTGGGACTGGCGATATCCAAGAGGCTGGTGGAGATGATGAAGGGAAGAATCTGGGCGGAGTCCAGTGAGGGTACAGGCTCCAGTTTCCATTTCACCATCAGAGCGCCTGCAGTGAAACTAAAGTTCGATTCGCCGGCAGCAACATCCCAGATGATAGGCAGAAGGGTTGTGATAATCGTGGATAACGAGACCACCCGGCGTATCCTGTGCAAACAGATCTGTGATTGGGGCATGATTCCGCTTATTACCTCATCTGCTTGGGAGGCAATCCAGTGCATTCAGCGGGGCGGTGTTGATATCGCTATACTGGACACGGATCTTTTGGACAATAGCGGCCTGGAACTGGCCGAGGAGATCCAAAGATGCATGAGGACCATGCCTCTGCTCCTGCTTACCACCCGGGGAAAGCAGGTGCCTGACGGTTATTCTCATCTGACCAAACCACTCAAACCAACTCAGCTGCATAGAGCATTGTCTGACATCCTTCCCAACAGCTCTGAAAAAGAGATAAGAAAAGAACCTGTCAAAAAAGAAAAACCTCAGATCAGCCCTCTGAGAATACTCCTGGCCGAGGATGATATGCCAAGCCAGTGGGTGGCCCAGAAGATGCTGAAAAGACTGGGATATAGGGCGGATACAGCATGTAACGGATCAGAGGTCCTTTTGGCTTTGGAGCAGCACGATTTCGATGTAGTACTTATGGACTGGAGGATGCCTGAGATGGACGGTCTGGAGGCTACGCGCATCATCCGCCAGCGCTGGCCTAAGAGCCAACTGAAGATCATAGCTCTCACCGCCTATGCCCTGCCTGGTGACATGGAAAAATGCCTTGAAGCAGGAATGGACGGATATATCAGCAAACCACTTCGAAAAGAGGATCTGGCTCGGGAGCTGGAGAAATATCAGAGAGATTCGACGTCGGTGTGATGATAATGATTAATAGCAATCAGCTCATAAGTCAATTTTAAATGAATTGCTTTCCCAGGCCGAATATAGTTATAAGCAGATGCATAGAGTTTGATCACTGCCGCTATGACGGGAGCATGATAACGAGCGATTTTGTAGCAGCTCTCAAGCCTCATGCCCACTTCATCCCGGTATGCGCGGAAATGGAGATAGGCCTTGGAGTTCCCAGAAGCTCTATTCGGATTGTGTCTGTTAAGGGAGAGCTCAGGCTCATCCAACCGGCCACCGGTCTGGATGTGACCGATAGGATGGTATCGTTCTCCAGGAGCTTCCTTTGTTCGCTATCTGGAATTGATGGATTCATTCTGAAGTTCCGCTCGCCATCCTGCGGCATGAAGGATATCAAGGTTTACTCCAGCCAGGACGGTCCAAGCACTGCAACCAAAGCAGCTGGCTTTTTCGGAGGAGCTGTGGTCAAGAGTTTTCCAGATCTGGCCATTGAGGATGAGGGAAGGCTGAGAAACAACAATCTCAGAGAGCATTTTCTGACCAGGATCTTCACCTTGGCCGCCTACAGAGAGGTGGAAAGAGAGGTCAATATGGCAAAGCTCATTCGCTTTCATTCCACCAACAAGCTGTTGCTGGCAGCACACAGCCAGAAGGAGGCGAAGGTCCTGGGAAATATAGTGGCCAACCGGGAGGGAAAGGATATTTCAAAGCTCCTGGGAGAGTACCATGAGCATCTGGCAATGGCATTGATGAGGCCTCCCAGGTACACTTCCAAAGCCAATGTGCTCATGCACTCCCTGGGATACTTCTCCCATGAGCTATCCTCTGCCGAGAAAGCCTTCTTTCTGCAGAGCATTGAGAAGTACAAGCAGAAGAAGCTTCCGTTCAGCGCACCGCTCTCCATCCTGCAGAGCTGGATTGCCCGCTTCGATGAGGAGTATTTGAAGGAGCAGACCTTTTTCGAGCCCTTTCCAGAGAAACTGATAGAGCTCTGCCGGGACACTCAATGCGAATGGGCGGGAGCAGATCTATTTGAAGGGAGAAAAGCGGGCAGAGCTGATTAAATTGATCCAACTGGCTCTTCGCTGTATCGAGTGGGTAGCGGGATAATTAACACTGGTGGTTTACGGAATACGGAATAAAACCGCAGAGGCGCAGAGCGCACGGAGGACGAACGAACGGAGACGACTATTCGCTCAGAAATATGCTATTTTTTCAAGTGCTGGTAATAAGGCAAATTTTCACGTCTCTGCGAACTCTGCGGTTAATATTCGTAGCTGAATATTCAAACACATGGTAGTTACGGAAAAAAACCTCAGAGTCACAGAGCGCACAGAGGATCATGAAAAAATGTCGAATTCCTGTGAATAGCGCACGAACCCACACCAAATAGCGAGGAGCCATCCAACTTTATTAGCTCTCATTGCTATTCCCTTTCATCATTCCCATCCCATCATCATCCCATCTTCCGGAGATATCGCTCTTCCGAACGATCACCCTTCAGAGACGATCACCTTTCCAGAGCCGCTGACCATCTGGCTGACATTCCTGGGATTGCCCTTATAGTAAACGCTTCCGCTGCCGCTTATCAGGGCATTCAGCTCATCCATGGCGTTTACCTGAGCCATTCCAGAGCCGCTGATGGTTACATCAGACCGGTCTGTCATAAGATCATAGCCGTGCATCGTCCCCGAGCCGCTGATCATAATATCGCTGTCTTTTGTCACGCCCTTCAAGAGGGCATCGCCCGAGCCCGATATTGTCGCCCGAAGATCCTGGCAGAGGATGTTCAGTTCCATGCTTCCCGAGCCGCTCATGCCAAGGCTGAGAGCATCAGATTCTATAGGGGACCGGCTGATGATCCTCCCAGAGCCGCTGATGCTTATGCTCTCCAGCACTGGGGTGGAGGCGAAGATCTTGATGGGCTCATGGGGATTTATGCAGTCCGCCCTTTGATATATGGTGAGCTTTCCGCCAGAAACATCGGTTTTCATATATTGAATGATATTATCCTCTGCCTCAATTCTCAAATGCTTCTCCTCCTGGACGAGATAGACATCACCGATTCCCGCCAGGTCGATGCTGCTGAAGTCGTCAACCGTCCTGTTCTCAAAAGCATAACTTCCTGATCCCTGAATGCAGCCGGGCATAATGCAGCCGCTGATAAAAACCAAAAGGACTATGCTTATTGCGCTTATGAGGATGATCTGCTCGATCAATGGTTTCATCATTGCACCTGATCCAGACGAATATGCGTCTATTCTTTATTCAGAGCACTAAATAATACATTAGAGAAGCTGCTACTGGAAGGACGATGTTATCGTTGACCTTTAAGGGGAGCGATTCAATGATGCTGGACAGGAGCACAATGGCTAGGGTCCCTACAGTCGGCAGCACCATAAATGCACCCATAGCCCCTGCGGCAAAGCCAACAGTTCCCTCAAAGGTCTTGCTCTCATTCCAGGGCAGCTTATGTCTGCCATAGCTGCTTCCCATAAATGTGGCAAGGCCGTCGCCCATAGCCAGTATGATGATAACAGCGATCGCTGCCGCTGGATGGTCCCTCAAAAGGCCCAGGGCAAAGAGGACTCCAAGGGCATTGTAAAGCGCTCCCTCACCCGGGATCTCTCCCTCCCGGCCCACGTTTTCCACCCATTCCTTCATCCCTGGTACCTTAATCCCGGATGCGATCAGATGAATGAGCAGGATCTCTGTGCATGTCAATAAGAGGACAAAGATCGATGTCGTCCGGATGCCAAAAATCCAGATCAAAAGGCATGTAGCCAGGTTGGAAGCAATATGCAGAGCTTTTCTCGCCCGCTCATCATCTCTGTTTTTTGCCTTCCTCTCCCGGAAGACTATTGCCTCGGCAACGGCATATCCCAGGCCGGCGATGGCAACAACCAGCCCCAGGTCCAGCCACCACATCTCTTTCCCTGATACCTGGTAGCTGCCGAAGATAAGTCCCACGAAATACAATACGGGAAATATCAGATTTCCCAGGAGGGGAAACAGGATCGAGAACCAGCCACTGAGTATCTCAATCCGGGTGCTTCCCCCTACACCTATGAAGACCTCCATGGCAGTGGCTATCAACATTGCAGCGATGATGCTGACGAGGAGGAGCTTGAAGCGCTCGGTCGAGGTTGGATTGGAATGGGACAAGGGCTCTCCTGATCGATAGCAACCATGTAGCTGATCGATATCGGGCAATTGACCCGGAGGTATATAAAAGAATGGTGTGCTTCATTGCCGCCTGATAAGGGATTATTAAATCAGAGTGAATCAGGATAAATCAGTATCAAAGAGCTATGCCGGTTCAATTCGATCCCCGTTTAGGTCCGACAGTATTCCCCTTCCAGCCAGAATTCCCGTTGCCGCTGCGCTCACTATCCCCCTAGACAGGCCCGCGCCGTCTCCTGCCACATATAGCCCTTTCAGAGAGCTCTGGAAGCTGCCATCCACCTCGATCTTCCGGGCATAGAACTTGATCTCGGGAGCATATACTAGGGTGGAGTCGGCATTAACTCCGGGGATGATCTGGTTTAGGATCTCCAGGCCCTCGATGATGTCCATCACTATCCGGTGAGGCAGGGCCATGGAAATATCCCCCGGGGTCACATCCTTGAGGGTATTCTCCACAGTGTTCCGGGCTATTCTCTCCTCAGTTGACCTGCGGCCCCTGTGCAGATCACCGAGCCTCTGGATGACCGGCTTATGCCCTCCAATGGTTGTGACCAGCTTTGCTATGGACATGCCATAAGCGGTGGTGTTCTCCACCGGCCGGGTAAGCTCCAGCCGAACCAGGAAGGCGAAGTTGGTGTTCTCAGACTTCTCTACTATCATGGAGTGGCCATTGGTGGCGATGAAATCAGGGTACTCCTCTTTGACCACAAAACCACCCGGATTGGTGCAGAAGGTCCGGACGAAGTCGTCGTACCTGCGAGTGACTATGTGAAACTTAGGGTCCCTGTTTATCCGGGTGATGGGATCCATTATGATCGAGGGCACCTCTATCCTGACACCTACATCCAGGGGCCCGTACCTGGCCTTGATAGCGTACCTGTCCAGGAGAATGCTGATCCATTGTGCTCCTATCCTGCCTGGAGCCAGCAGGATCCGGGAGGCCTTCTCCTCTGTGCCATCGGCCAGCCGGATTCCTGTGCACCTCTCGCCCTCAACAATCAGATCCTCCGCCCGGCAGTTCAGCCGGAACACAACTCCCCTCCGCTCCAGATCCATCTTGAACGCGGCTATTATCTCGGGCGTTCTGTCGCTGCCCATATGGCGCTGATTTATGGGCACAAAACGGGCTCCGGCAGCAGCCGCCTTTCGCCTGAGCTGTTCTTTATCGTATTCTGATGATTCAATGACCATGTTTGGCGCACCATATCTGAGAAAAGCGGAGTCGACCTCATCGATCAGCCTCCAGGCCTCGCTTTTCGCCAGGCTCTCCAGGTCACCTCCAATTGTGGGATGGAGGTTGAGAAGGCCATCAGAGAATGCGCCTGCTCCTCCCACCCCGCACATTATCTGGCAGGGATAACAGTGAAAGCAGTGGCCTCTATCCTTCATGGGACAGTTGCGATCCCGGATGTCCTTTCCCTGATCTATCACCAGTACTTTAGCATCTGACCTGGAAAGCTCTAAAGCGGCGAACAGTCCCGCAGGGCCGGCACCAACGATGATCACATCGACCATACAAAAATGATATTAGTGTTATGGCTATTTATATCTGCGTCTGAGCGAATATTAGCGATCGCGCGATTAACCTTCGGATCATTGTAATAAGAAAAGAAATCGAGATAT
Proteins encoded in this window:
- a CDS encoding SLC13 family permease, whose translation is MDSDQAAIFIIISIAFAFFIWGRWRYDLVAMMALLTSVIAGVVPWSQAFSGFAHPAVITVAAVLIISRCFLESDLIEFIFRHISKSNRSVNSQALSLTGLVALLSGFMNNVGALALLMPLSIRISRSGGSSPSLYLMTLAFGSLLGGLITLIGTPPNIIISTFRADNLGQPFTMFDFTPVGLGVAFVGLVFISLIGWRLTPIRQGQASGEEEFEVENYYTEVRIPQTSMTSGKSIHELLSAAGSDIQLLGLWREQQCLPDLNGSEALLPDDILIIKTNVDALDKLLKSANLELVGSKEAGAIQSERIGLMEVVVMNSSLLAGKSANSICMRRHYGVNLIAVAGHDSKSLKRLSQIIFHPGDVLLLQGSADSLPGIVELLGCLPLAERSLKLGQAKNMILPLVIFALAIIGSALGLLPVEVAFVGAATVMVLIGILTLQEAYESIDWSIIILLGAMIPVSQALESSGGAELLAGNLLQVFGQFPAAVILTVLLVWTMVLTNVVNNAAAAVLMAPIAYDTALVIGASPDPFLMTIAIGASCAFLTPIGHQSNTLVMGPGGYKFGDYWHMGLPLSIIVTAVAIPLILWFWPLF
- a CDS encoding PAS domain-containing hybrid sensor histidine kinase/response regulator, which codes for MNCRIASNEVLSLISDIQDRLNDLKKWDFSDKSNSEEILYDPLRQAKAVFDSLLANDSANAQNNESPLGLQPHLKDEKPKSFQSAEQDPEENTMAPASDNRPLPFMLVHISSDQRYLFVNQSYANWLGLDSSEMVGRHISDILPEEIYQTYLPLIQRVLSGEEVISCITFPSGDRLKYQDITLIPQLDESGSTIAYFAVIKDITDHKLNDDELRRSKMELEERVAWRTKELELANSALERSRDYLDMIINSISDPIFVINREHRLVLVNAAFCRLMSLPKEDLLGEEVHDFCFSREMADDHWQRNEEVFNSRRETVVEEIHSYSPGAPATVLIKRIPIIDSDGKWLIVGIIRDITDIKKAQERIRFQADLLEQVHNTVIATDLEGNIIYWNKSAETLLGWKSEEAMGKNIAETVVPEWGLDKMNRVISDLIKDRGNWDGEFYFKKKDGSTVPFHQCFSSIRDGRGELIGLVGVAVDLTERKHIEEALKKAKREAEEAARVKSDFLANMSHEIRTPMNAIIGMTSLLLEEPLTPEQRDCIEVIETNGDALLTVINDILDFSKMENNKTVLEECQFAIAQCVEDSLDLVGINAANKGLNLAYSIDKSVPEMIVGDPSKLKQVLGNLLSNAVKFTDKGEVVVTVSAQEVDGDNVIQFEVRDTGIGIPQNRMKLLFLPFSQMEPSTSRLYGGTGLGLAISKRLVEMMKGRIWAESSEGTGSSFHFTIRAPAVKLKFDSPAATSQMIGRRVVIIVDNETTRRILCKQICDWGMIPLITSSAWEAIQCIQRGGVDIAILDTDLLDNSGLELAEEIQRCMRTMPLLLLTTRGKQVPDGYSHLTKPLKPTQLHRALSDILPNSSEKEIRKEPVKKEKPQISPLRILLAEDDMPSQWVAQKMLKRLGYRADTACNGSEVLLALEQHDFDVVLMDWRMPEMDGLEATRIIRQRWPKSQLKIIALTAYALPGDMEKCLEAGMDGYISKPLRKEDLARELEKYQRDSTSV
- a CDS encoding YbgA family protein, which gives rise to MNCFPRPNIVISRCIEFDHCRYDGSMITSDFVAALKPHAHFIPVCAEMEIGLGVPRSSIRIVSVKGELRLIQPATGLDVTDRMVSFSRSFLCSLSGIDGFILKFRSPSCGMKDIKVYSSQDGPSTATKAAGFFGGAVVKSFPDLAIEDEGRLRNNNLREHFLTRIFTLAAYREVEREVNMAKLIRFHSTNKLLLAAHSQKEAKVLGNIVANREGKDISKLLGEYHEHLAMALMRPPRYTSKANVLMHSLGYFSHELSSAEKAFFLQSIEKYKQKKLPFSAPLSILQSWIARFDEEYLKEQTFFEPFPEKLIELCRDTQCEWAGADLFEGRKAGRAD
- a CDS encoding head GIN domain-containing protein, whose translation is MMKPLIEQIILISAISIVLLVFISGCIMPGCIQGSGSYAFENRTVDDFSSIDLAGIGDVYLVQEEKHLRIEAEDNIIQYMKTDVSGGKLTIYQRADCINPHEPIKIFASTPVLESISISGSGRIISRSPIESDALSLGMSGSGSMELNILCQDLRATISGSGDALLKGVTKDSDIMISGSGTMHGYDLMTDRSDVTISGSGMAQVNAMDELNALISGSGSVYYKGNPRNVSQMVSGSGKVIVSEG
- a CDS encoding diacylglycerol/polyprenol kinase family protein, whose translation is MSHSNPTSTERFKLLLVSIIAAMLIATAMEVFIGVGGSTRIEILSGWFSILFPLLGNLIFPVLYFVGLIFGSYQVSGKEMWWLDLGLVVAIAGLGYAVAEAIVFRERKAKNRDDERARKALHIASNLATCLLIWIFGIRTTSIFVLLLTCTEILLIHLIASGIKVPGMKEWVENVGREGEIPGEGALYNALGVLFALGLLRDHPAAAIAVIIILAMGDGLATFMGSSYGRHKLPWNESKTFEGTVGFAAGAMGAFMVLPTVGTLAIVLLSSIIESLPLKVNDNIVLPVAASLMYYLVL
- a CDS encoding NAD(P)/FAD-dependent oxidoreductase, whose protein sequence is MVDVIIVGAGPAGLFAALELSRSDAKVLVIDQGKDIRDRNCPMKDRGHCFHCYPCQIMCGVGGAGAFSDGLLNLHPTIGGDLESLAKSEAWRLIDEVDSAFLRYGAPNMVIESSEYDKEQLRRKAAAAGARFVPINQRHMGSDRTPEIIAAFKMDLERRGVVFRLNCRAEDLIVEGERCTGIRLADGTEEKASRILLAPGRIGAQWISILLDRYAIKARYGPLDVGVRIEVPSIIMDPITRINRDPKFHIVTRRYDDFVRTFCTNPGGFVVKEEYPDFIATNGHSMIVEKSENTNFAFLVRLELTRPVENTTAYGMSIAKLVTTIGGHKPVIQRLGDLHRGRRSTEERIARNTVENTLKDVTPGDISMALPHRIVMDIIEGLEILNQIIPGVNADSTLVYAPEIKFYARKIEVDGSFQSSLKGLYVAGDGAGLSRGIVSAAATGILAGRGILSDLNGDRIEPA